In Thermococcus chitonophagus, the genomic stretch AGACCCAACGTCTTCAAATCTGCCGTCCTCATCAGGATACGGCCAAATTTCACTACAATTATTGATGTTATCTTTACACCCAATATAATTCACCAGTGTGTCGAGGGCAATTATTATTACTAAATCCGGATTATAAGCAGCCACAAGCACAGGTAAAGTGCTCCTAGTTTTTACTTCATCCTTTAGCCCACTTATATAGTATGCTGTTTCTTTCCACCCAAATGGATTTCCCCAGGTAGTAATCAAAACTCTTTCAAACTTTTCCCCTTCCATTCTACCACACCCCCACAAACGCCAATCCGTAGCCTAACTTCGTTAAACTTCCAATCTTTATCCAAGGAAAATCTCCTTCGAAGTCACCTTCAACAAAATATACGGAACCAGCAGGAACGAGATAACGAGTGGCTTTAGGTTTTCTACTCTTCATATCCCAACCACTTACTGGGATTGGTTTGCCAACTATCTGGGCAACTACTTTTACATTGGTGTCAGTAGGAATCGCATGATATTTCGAATCCTCTTCAAAAATGGCGGGTGTTGCTAAATACAGCTTAAATCTGCCACTCTTCTGTATTTTTGGCTTAACTTTCTTTTTCCAGAACTCGGTAAGTTCTCGAATCTTTTTCTCCCCTTCAAAAATGTACCGAGCAAATCTCCCTTCCCCTCCAAGCTTAAGGGTTCCTTCTTGGCCGAGATATTTATAGAGAACTGCCGAATCCCTTACCCAAGCTACTAGCTCAACATCCTCCCTCAACCGGAGCATTTCGACTCGGTAGAAAAGCCCCTTCCTCACGACTTTAGATGATGTAAGCCTAATGCCAATCCTGTTTTCCCTAACATAAAGCCTGCTCTCATGTATCACTGTGTTCTTAAGTTCGGATTTCGGTAAGGTTCCTGCCAAGTATTCTTTTAGAGCTTCAAAGGGTATATATCCTGACATTGGCTCGAAATGAATGTTTTGGCCCGAGAATATATGTTTCCCCTCGACTCCTGGTAATTTAAGGGGCATGGGCTTAACGGTGAATGTATTTCCATCTTTATCCTTTACGATATCAAAAGGAACAGGAAAGTAGTAATCCTTAGGAACCTTAGAGAAGAAAAGTCCAAGGAGTTCGAAGCCTGGCTCCTCACTGTCCTCCTTTCCATTGTTCCAGATCAAGTTTTTAAGTTCATTTTTAGCTTTATTATTGCTTTCAGCCTCATACTTCAAGAATAGCTTTGATCTTATAGCTCCCGCTACCGTCTGGGGAAGGGGTAGCGTAGTTCTTGCTAGATGGTGATCGGTATCAAAAGGCTTTGGCTCCCTAAACATCAAAACATCATGAGGTTTTATCTTGAGTATCATTCTACATCACCAGCCTGAGCCTCAACTAAGATCTTGAGAAAGTTAACAAATCCTCTTAGTTGCTCTTTTACAATTTCTCCATACAGCCTCTCCGCATCCTCCCTGCTCTCAAGACCAAGAGCTTCAAGAAGAGCCCCGACGGTAAGTCTTCCCTCCGCTATTAGCTTGTTTATCTTCTTGATGTCTTCTTCGCCGAGAGATTGAAGCTGAACTCTGAAATGCCTCAGGACATCCATTATCTCTTCCGAAAGGTCTCTCTTTAAGTGCCTAATGCTCTCTCGCTTCAGAAACGCTTTTATAGCCTTAGCATTTGGCGGCAGATTATCTAATTCCTGGGATATGTGATACAGGAACCTCTTTGAGGCAACGCCCTGGGCAAACTGCTTGGAAATAGAGAGAACCTTTGACACTCCCTCCCATCCGACGGTAGCTTCATAGTAAGTTCCACTCCTCTTCAGCCAACCAACTGTCAGTGCATTCCTACCGAGGGACTTGGCTTTGCTTTCTAGTGCCCTGACTCTATCCAAGGCATCGTACAACGGATGTTTATAGTGAGCTATAAGCAGCCCTCCGCTTAGACTTCTCCCGGGGAGAAGTGTCCATCCATCCCAAGATTTTGAGAATATCTTTGCCAGTTCCAAAGCCGTTGAAATAGCAGTATCTACGGGGAGTAACGATAGGATGTCATCTCCACCTGCATATATCAACTCTCCCCTGCTGCTTTCAACGATTTTTGGAACGTACTCAACTGAAAAATTCCTAAGGGAGCGGCTTATTGCGGCATGAACGGAAGGCGTTAGTAGCCTTTTTACGCTCTTTGCCTTCTCACGTACGCTGTCGCTAACGTGAGCAAGAACCCTTGGACGGAGGTAGTAGTCAACGGTCTTCATGTCATCCCCCATTAGAAGGGATCCCATCCTGTCTCCATCCATCATTAAGAGAGCGTAATACTTAGCTGGCTTTCCAATTTTGGTGTAGAGGTCTGATAGTGCTTTTTCAAGGTTACTCAAAGCAGACCCAAGGCCACTGCAAGATTTCCCAATCCCAAACCCCAACGTCTTAAGGAATGCCTCTTCATCCCGGAGGTTTTCTGTATATAGAATTTCAACGTCAAACAAATCCTCATAGTCTTTGAGATCAAGGCATTCTTTGACTTTCTCGAGTGCGTCTTTTATTGCCCTTTTAGCGTTCTCAATAGCAACCCTGAGATTATCTTCAAAGTCTTTGGGTATGTTATCATTCCGCCTTGGGTCTAAATACATAGCTATATCTGCCCATGTTGGATATCCAGCGTTACTTCCTTTTCTCATGGCAACCTCGCTTACGCTCTTAATAGTGGGAACAGCCCGTTTCCAGTGGGAGTTAAGACTTCTCAGATATTTGGGATACAGCCTCTTGACTAGACACACAGGACACAGATGCTCGTTTTCCTTAATTAAGTGGGGTATTTTCATGTGGATCTTGTTCCATAGCTTCTTCATTACCCTGTAATCTTCACCACCTATTGCAAGATGCTCACCACAGAGTGTACACTTCCACCCACTGTCTTCTCTGGTTTTCTCGAATTTAGAGGATTCGATGGCATTCAACTCGACCAGAACCTCATAGTACAATGAATAGAGGTCAAAAGGCCTCGCAACATTTTCACTAACCTCAATTGAACCTAGAAAATTCAGCCAATCAAGGTACTTCTTCTCAATTTTCTCTGGAAGGTTGAGGGACTCAACAAATTCCTTAAGCCTATTGTAGGACTCTTTTTTGTCTCTTTCCTCCTTAGGGATGCTCATGTTTATGGGAACTGCCGTTACAGTGATAGAGAAGTGACTGAGTAGAATTTTCCCAAGTTTTGAATTTCTGAGATCCGATAGATATTCATATTCATTTTTACTTAGATTCTTAAGGGATTCAAGGCATTTTAAAGCTCTTTCAAGTCTATCCTTTTCATTCTCATCTTTGACGTTATTGAGTTCGTGCTTGGCATAGTTAATAGCTTCTTCAAGAATATCATCTCTCAGGGTTTCAGACAATGCAAAGCCAAGCATTTTTATAAGTTCGCTGTGGATACTCTCCTTGATATCCTCTTTTATATTATTAACGTCCTCCCAGGATACCAGAGCGAGGAACTTATTCGGAAGGCTTGCTATCTTCAGTAAATCTAGCAACTTTTCATCTGCATACTCATCCAAACCTTCCTGAACGAGGTAGGCTTCAAAGAAGGGATTTTCCCTTAAATGGGGGTAGATTATGGCATCAGGCCCATAACGTTTAATTATACCCTCAATGGCTTTGAGTGTCAGGAAAGCAAGCATGTGGCTACCGGCCCAAAGATCCCGCTCTTTCCTTGCATTTTTGATAAAGCCCTGAACTGGAGATATCTTGAAGAGCAATAGAGCGGGAGTTCCTTTCTCCATGGCTCCATATATTGCCGACGTGACATCTGCATGGTCAAATAGTGTATGATCAGGAGCAAGTGAGTAAGCAGGTAAATTAATGAATTCTTCGGCAAATTCCTTACCGAACTCCTCCTCTAATTTCATCTTGAGCACGCGTTTGTACCAGGCCCAAATTCGCAGGTAATCTCTGTAATAATTACCTTCAACAAGCACTGAAAACGCTGATTCTTCTTGCGGCAATATCTTATTTTCCAATATATCGTTAAATTTATCGTCGTAGCTGTTTAGTTTAGCATTAGAAGCAGTAGTTTTATCTAGAGGCTCCGAAGAAGGAAGGACAGATCTTATGGTACAAAATTCCCTGGGTTCCCCAGTTATTGGGTGTCTGAATATGGGATCTCCAACATAAATGTATTTACTTCCGTCATATATCTTGTAAAATTGAGAACTAAGGATCTTATTATCTTTTGACTTTTCTAGGTCGATGCGCTGAAGTGAGGAAGCATAGACATCCGAATAGTGAATCTCTGGTATGGATTCGAGGTCATCAAAAATCTGGTAAATCAATTTACCACTTTTCTGGTCTTTCATACATTTCTCATGGTACTTCCACCTAAATTTCTTGCAGGCCTTTTTTATGTTTAATTGGATGGGTGAATCTGCATAGTACCACAGGTGTTGTGGAAGTATGGAGAACCTTCTCTGGATGTGATCCAATATTTTAATAACTTTATCAGGAGGATCGTGTAGAAAAGCCCGAATCTTATTCTTCCAGAATTCGCTTTTCATTTTTATTCCCCTCCATGAAATATTTTCTGTGCTTTAATGTTGGATAAAAACCGGTCAATGAGCTCCCACCTGACATCTTTTTTGTTCAGAGAAAACGGACATGTTTTAAAGACAGAAAACCTTACATAGGGGGTTTCACCCAAATAAACAACGCCTACTTTCATGGGGGATGCGCGTCTACCCTTGAGCCCACACTTGGGTCTTGGTAAACCAAATATCTCGTCTTGATATATCTTTTTAGTTTTAAATTCCTTCTCAAAAGCGCCAAGTAAACTTTTAGGAGAATCTAAGGTTTCGTGTTCGGAATAACATACCTCCCTTACAATTTTTCGGATATCTGACGAGTCATCTGGCCATAACCATAAAGAAAAACATTTAAAGGATGAATAGGGAGGACATGAAATTCCACACTCCCACTTCCTCTTAGGATTGTCCTTCCTCTGGAACTTTTTAATTGTATTCATAAACTCATCTAGCAATGTCTTCACGACATTTTCAAACTGATTTGGACCACATGGAAGCAATGAGAATGGCAATTTTACTGAATTGCTTTCTATGCCCAAAATTTTAATACTACCTGTCCCCCTGTTACTCCTAAACCCGATACCACCTAAAAATGACATTGCAACAAATGACAATGTCGAAAGATACAATGCGTGGAAGTCATAACTTAGAAGAGTAACACTAAATGTACTCTTCTCTTTTATGCATCTCGCTAGGAGTCTTTTTCCATCCTTCCAAACCATCGGAATCGGAGCTTTTCCATATTTAATATTATTCTCATTGCTGTTAACTATTACCTTAACCCTACTTTTCCTTTCCGTACTCCCAAATACGTAAGATTCAGCCTTTTTTAATCCCTCAATGTCATTTCCAAAGTAGTTTCCAGCTAAGGCCCTAAACCACCACCGCATTGCCCCTTTAATAGACGCTGCCCTCAACTCCGCCTTCTTCTGGTCTGCTCCTCGGATAAACGCCGGAGTTATAAACTCTACTTCTAACTCCGCCCGATACACGTTTACCACCCTCGACTTTAACCATTCCAAAGCCGAGGGAGTTCTTTTCCCCAAAGCCAACTACATAGCCAACTTTAATCAGCTCGTCATCTCCATAGGCCTTGAAAACAAGGTGCCATGCCATCTGGTAAATTCCGGGTTTTATCCTAAACCTCTTGGGTTTTGCAACTATTATCTCAATATCAAAATCGTCCGGAGGCTTGTCGCCGTTAATCATGACGTACTTATCCTTGAGGTTCTCCTCTACTGCGGTGTAGAATTCCTCCTCCAGGGGGGACAGATCAACCCTCTTCCCATCTTTCACCGTCGTAACGGCAACTGGAGAGAGTGTTATGAATGTCAATCCGCTAAGCTTTTTTGGTTCCTTGAGCGTTTTAACTTCCTCAAGGTAGAACTTCTCACCCCACAGCTCTATCTCCGGATTCTTAAACAGGCCAGTAATAAAGGCCTCCGCGATTTCAGGGATGCAGGTTGAGAAGTAGAAGAACCCCCTCTTCCCGCCCAGGAAGTATGGCAGATCTCTCGGGTGGCTTCTTTTTTCAGCCATAAACAAGGAATAGGTAAATAGCTTCGGACCTTTGGTTTCGTGTAGGAATGTACTTAGCCTCGGGTTGGCTAGCTTTATTCTGTTATATATTAACCCTTGGAGGTAGTATTGATGGTTGTACGGGACTTTGAATTTCTCCCTTTCTGGTCTCAGTTTTATCAAGAACCTCATCATTATCACCTGATTGAAACTTACCCACTACTATTTGACGTCAGAACTTATAAACTTTATTTTAATTCCAATAAAACTTCGTAAACATAGACAATTAATACCTGTATATGGCGAACTTTTCCAAAATTAGAACGTCCAGTTTAGCTTCACGGAACGTTTTAATTGCATCATGAGGAGAGCAGACAATAGGCTCACCATGCATGTTGAATGATGTGTTGAGGACGGCACCAACTCCTGACTTCTTCTTGAACTCCCGAATTATTTTGTAGTACGCTGGAGATACATCTGATGTAACGCTCTGAGGCCTTGTCGTTCCGTCAACATGAACCACGGCTGGAGCTATCTCCTTGAACTCCTCGCTTGCAACGTAGCTCATGGTCATGAACCTGTTGGGCTCACCAGTAAGGTCGTCAATGTACCTAGGGAAGTCCTCCTCGAGTATCGAAGGTGCGAAAGGCTGGAACACATCCCTTCTCAGTGCAAGGTTTAGCTTATTCTTTACATCCGGATTCCTGGGGTCGGCTAAAATTGATCTATTTCCGAGGGCCCTTGGCCCGTACTCCATGCTCCCTTGAAACAGGCCCACGATTTTACCTTCAATGAGAGTGTCAGCGACGAAGGAAGGATCAACTTCCTCGTACTCAAGGCCGAGCTTCCCCAGGATCTCCTCAATGAATCCTTCAGAATAGGAGGGGCCAAGGTAAACGTGCTCCAGCTTAAAGGGCATCCATTTACCGTACAGTCTTTCCAATTGGGCCTTTACATACGCTGCAGCTCCAAAGGCCAGTCCAGCATCGTCCATCGCGGGAAAGACCCATATGTCCCCGAACATCCTCCTCAAAACCGCGTTGGCCTTGACGTTCTGGGCAACTCCACCGGCGTAACTAACCGGCAGTTTATAATCCTTCAGCTTAAAGCCGAGCTCCTCAACAAGCTTTTCAAGGTGAGCCTGGGCGCTCGCAGCTATTTCTATAGCTTTTCTTTCCAGTTCTCCATCCATTATTCCCTTCTTTAGATTAGAAGAGATTTCTTTAGCCCTCTCAAGAGGGAAGGAAAAGAATTCTGCCAACTTCTTTGTGGCTTCAACCCCGATTGCCTTTAAGTGGTTCTCAAAACTCAGGCCATTGAGCTCTATTATCGAGCTTAGCTCGTAGGTTGGCCTCCCGTAAGCGGCCAAGCTCATAACTTTCCCTTCGTGCCTCATGGGCTTAAAGCCAAGGAGCTCCGTTATGGAAGCGTAGAAGTCACCCAAAGAGTCTATGTAAGTGGATTGTGCTATCCTAATGAGCTCCCCATCTCTACCAATGCTCACCGTTGAGCTTAAGCCGTCACCAGCGGCATCTATCGTAAGAACAAGGGATTCTCTAAGGCCTGAAGAATAATAGGCAGAGGCTGCATGTGCTAGATGGTGCTCGACGAAGATTGTTTTTGCCTTAAAATCTCTTCCAAAGACTTTCTTAAGCTCAGCTTCAAGCTCGAAAAGCCTCTTCTGTCTCCTAAAAAGGCCAGCAACTGCTATTACATCAACATCCTTGGGACTAATTTGGGCCATTTCAAGAACTGTCTTTAGGCTTAACCTGGGGAAGCCCCTGTACTTCTTTACTCTGTTGAGCCTCTCCTCGTTAACCGCATAAATCTCATTATCTTTGAATAGAACTGCCCCCGCATCGTGACCATCGTGAATTCCAAGTATGATCATCAACAGAACAGAGAGCGGGAAAGAATTAAAAAGTTAAGCCTTGACCTGCCTGAGGAACCTTACTATTCTAGCCTCTTCCCTGAGGACCATTTCCTTTTCCCTTTTGACTATCCTCATGAGAGATGCATTTTTAAGTTTCTTCTGCTTCATCATCCTGGCGAGTCTTGCCTCCTCCAGTAGAAGGGCTTCCTTCCTTCTCCTGACAACCGTAAGCCTCTTGAGCAGTAGGTCTAGCTCCATATTATCACCTAAGTAAATGTTTGAGATGGGAAGATATAAAAGTATTTCGCCAAATGCAGAATTTAATATCGGCAATTGACGGAGGGATGGAGATGATAATAGCCGTGACGGGAACCCCGGGTGTTGGAAAGACTACCGTGGCGAAAAGGCTCGCCGAAATCCTTGGGTATGAGTACGTTGACCTAAAGGAATTTGCACTGAAAAAAGGCATAGGGGAGAAGAAGGGAGATGAGCTGGAAGTTGAAGTCGATGAGCTCGCATATCACGTTGAGAGGGATCTCAAAGGCCAGGATGTGGTTTTAGATGGACACCTAAGCCACTTGATGCCCGTAGATTTAGTTATCGTGCTTAGAGCACATCCAAAGCTCATCTGGGAGAGGCTTAAGGCCAGGGGGTATCCGGAGGAGAAAGTTAGAGAGAACGTTGAAGCCGAGCTCATAGATTTGATTTTAGTGGAGGCCGTAGACGAGCATGAAAATGTGATTGAGGTAGACACAACTGGCAAGGATCCTCAGGAAGTCGTTAATGAGATTTTAAACCTCATAAAATCTGGCACCAAGAGGAGAGTTGGCATAGTGGACTGGAGCAGGGTTTATGATGATGTCGTCCCTTATCTAAGGTTGAGTATGTAAAAGTTAATTAATTTTGAGAAAGTAAGTTTATAGGAAAAGGTGAAATGTAATGGAGTGGAGCTCCGAAGTGCTAACACTGTTATCTCCAGAATTGCTGATTGCAGAAGTCAAAGAGTTACTGCGGAGAATGGGCTTTAAAGAGTACGAGGAGGTATCAAATAGGAAGGAATGGGGCGTTGATATAATTGCCATACGGGAAGATCCTCTCGTCGGTTCAGAGAAGATTATGCTAAAAATTCATGATAAGGGTATGGCCCAAGCCAGAGACGTTAACGTATTCGGAGAAGCACTGAGAGAGTATAAAGCCGATAGAGGAATACTAATTTCAGTTAGGGGATTTACAAAGGATGCACGATTGCTGGTTGCTAGAGAGTACAAGGGGAGAATAATACTTTGGGACAGTGGAAAGCTGATATCACTATTCAAGAACTATGGAATTGAAGTCCCTAAGGATGTGGAGATTAAATATGAGGAAATGAAGAAAAAGAGAGAGGAGAAAAAAGAGATTTTAAAAACTGTTGAGCTTGATGCTCCACTTCTTCTAGAGTTCTCCCCGGAGAAGCTAATAAAGGATATCACTAGCCACATCTCAAAGAAGTATCCGATAGAGAATATCGAGGTAGAACATCTTGCCCTTAAGCTAAGGGTTGGCTATATAGTTTTCTGGAGCACAAACGGAACTAAAGACCGAGGCCTTGTTCTCTCTAAGGAGGACATTATAGTCAAAGGATCTGAGAACGAGCAATGGAAGACCCCAATAACTCGGGCCGCCCTAGACAGTAAAGCCGTGATAAGGGTAACAGAAAAAGAGATAGAGGTTCCCGTAACATCAAACGAGGCAATAATACTTTTCAAGGAAAAGGCCTCCAAGGAGTTGGGAATTTTCGAAAATGAGATAAAGATAGCCGACAAGAAGAAGGTCTACCTTCCAGTAGAGGCAAGGCTTAAAATTAGAACAGGAGAGAACTCGGGAGAAATACAGATAAACCTTCTAGACGGAACTATTGACGTGAATATACCTCCCTTGCCATTAGACACTCTCATAGAGAAGGCTAAGAAGATAGTGAAGGAAAGGACCCTCGAAGAAGCTGAGGAGATAAGTGTCAAGGAGAGACCTGGAAGAGTAAAGATAGTAGGAAGAACCAAGAGGTTTACATTCGAAGTCACACTAAATCCGTATACGGGAGAGATAATAAGCACTGAAACTTCTCTAACGGATGACGCCCTTCAAGAGATACTCGAAACCAGATACCCTACGGGGGAGATATTCTCAATAGAGAGAACGAACAAGAAAGCTATCGCTGACATACTGCTGGATGATAAAATTGTAATAGCAGAAGTTGACTTAACAAACGGGCAGCTGGAGGAGAAAGCTACTCTTATTCACCCAAAGAAAGCCTATAAGGTAGGAAAAGAAGTCGTTGAAGGTAACTTCCCCTTATCAAATCTAAAGATGGAGTCTTTCAGTATTCTTGAGCATAAATACATAGAGGTCGTGCTTAAAGAGGGAGATGGAAAGGCTAAAGTTAAGGTCGATGGTAAATCTGGTGATGTACTTGACTTCTTTATAGAGATCTCCAAGACCAAAGCTGAGGAAATAACAAAACAAAAGTTCCCCGACTTGAAAGTTGAGAGCATAGAGGAGAGGGAAAGCGAGTACATAATCCACGGAGAAATTGGCAATCATAAAGTTAAGGTGAAGGTCAGTAAAGATGGAAAGATTATCGAGGAAGTTGATAGGGTACTCAAGGAAGAGATAATACGAGAGCTCGCGACAAAATCGATACAAGAGCTTGATCCAGAGGCAAAGATAAAGACAGTTCAGCTTGAAGATAACTGGATAGTAACTTTCTCG encodes the following:
- the cmr3 gene encoding type III-B CRISPR module-associated protein Cmr3; the protein is MILKIKPHDVLMFREPKPFDTDHHLARTTLPLPQTVAGAIRSKLFLKYEAESNNKAKNELKNLIWNNGKEDSEEPGFELLGLFFSKVPKDYYFPVPFDIVKDKDGNTFTVKPMPLKLPGVEGKHIFSGQNIHFEPMSGYIPFEALKEYLAGTLPKSELKNTVIHESRLYVRENRIGIRLTSSKVVRKGLFYRVEMLRLREDVELVAWVRDSAVLYKYLGQEGTLKLGGEGRFARYIFEGEKKIRELTEFWKKKVKPKIQKSGRFKLYLATPAIFEEDSKYHAIPTDTNVKVVAQIVGKPIPVSGWDMKSRKPKATRYLVPAGSVYFVEGDFEGDFPWIKIGSLTKLGYGLAFVGVW
- the cas10 gene encoding type III-B CRISPR-associated protein Cas10/Cmr2, yielding MKSEFWKNKIRAFLHDPPDKVIKILDHIQRRFSILPQHLWYYADSPIQLNIKKACKKFRWKYHEKCMKDQKSGKLIYQIFDDLESIPEIHYSDVYASSLQRIDLEKSKDNKILSSQFYKIYDGSKYIYVGDPIFRHPITGEPREFCTIRSVLPSSEPLDKTTASNAKLNSYDDKFNDILENKILPQEESAFSVLVEGNYYRDYLRIWAWYKRVLKMKLEEEFGKEFAEEFINLPAYSLAPDHTLFDHADVTSAIYGAMEKGTPALLLFKISPVQGFIKNARKERDLWAGSHMLAFLTLKAIEGIIKRYGPDAIIYPHLRENPFFEAYLVQEGLDEYADEKLLDLLKIASLPNKFLALVSWEDVNNIKEDIKESIHSELIKMLGFALSETLRDDILEEAINYAKHELNNVKDENEKDRLERALKCLESLKNLSKNEYEYLSDLRNSKLGKILLSHFSITVTAVPINMSIPKEERDKKESYNRLKEFVESLNLPEKIEKKYLDWLNFLGSIEVSENVARPFDLYSLYYEVLVELNAIESSKFEKTREDSGWKCTLCGEHLAIGGEDYRVMKKLWNKIHMKIPHLIKENEHLCPVCLVKRLYPKYLRSLNSHWKRAVPTIKSVSEVAMRKGSNAGYPTWADIAMYLDPRRNDNIPKDFEDNLRVAIENAKRAIKDALEKVKECLDLKDYEDLFDVEILYTENLRDEEAFLKTLGFGIGKSCSGLGSALSNLEKALSDLYTKIGKPAKYYALLMMDGDRMGSLLMGDDMKTVDYYLRPRVLAHVSDSVREKAKSVKRLLTPSVHAAISRSLRNFSVEYVPKIVESSRGELIYAGGDDILSLLPVDTAISTALELAKIFSKSWDGWTLLPGRSLSGGLLIAHYKHPLYDALDRVRALESKAKSLGRNALTVGWLKRSGTYYEATVGWEGVSKVLSISKQFAQGVASKRFLYHISQELDNLPPNAKAIKAFLKRESIRHLKRDLSEEIMDVLRHFRVQLQSLGEEDIKKINKLIAEGRLTVGALLEALGLESREDAERLYGEIVKEQLRGFVNFLKILVEAQAGDVE
- the cmr1 gene encoding type III-B CRISPR module RAMP protein Cmr1 → MYRAELEVEFITPAFIRGADQKKAELRAASIKGAMRWWFRALAGNYFGNDIEGLKKAESYVFGSTERKSRVKVIVNSNENNIKYGKAPIPMVWKDGKRLLARCIKEKSTFSVTLLSYDFHALYLSTLSFVAMSFLGGIGFRSNRGTGSIKILGIESNSVKLPFSLLPCGPNQFENVVKTLLDEFMNTIKKFQRKDNPKRKWECGISCPPYSSFKCFSLWLWPDDSSDIRKIVREVCYSEHETLDSPKSLLGAFEKEFKTKKIYQDEIFGLPRPKCGLKGRRASPMKVGVVYLGETPYVRFSVFKTCPFSLNKKDVRWELIDRFLSNIKAQKIFHGGE
- the cas6 gene encoding CRISPR-associated endoribonuclease Cas6 is translated as MRFLIKLRPEREKFKVPYNHQYYLQGLIYNRIKLANPRLSTFLHETKGPKLFTYSLFMAEKRSHPRDLPYFLGGKRGFFYFSTCIPEIAEAFITGLFKNPEIELWGEKFYLEEVKTLKEPKKLSGLTFITLSPVAVTTVKDGKRVDLSPLEEEFYTAVEENLKDKYVMINGDKPPDDFDIEIIVAKPKRFRIKPGIYQMAWHLVFKAYGDDELIKVGYVVGFGEKNSLGFGMVKVEGGKRVSGGVRSRVYNSGVYPRSRPEEGGVEGSVY
- a CDS encoding carbamoyltransferase family protein, whose protein sequence is MIILGIHDGHDAGAVLFKDNEIYAVNEERLNRVKKYRGFPRLSLKTVLEMAQISPKDVDVIAVAGLFRRQKRLFELEAELKKVFGRDFKAKTIFVEHHLAHAASAYYSSGLRESLVLTIDAAGDGLSSTVSIGRDGELIRIAQSTYIDSLGDFYASITELLGFKPMRHEGKVMSLAAYGRPTYELSSIIELNGLSFENHLKAIGVEATKKLAEFFSFPLERAKEISSNLKKGIMDGELERKAIEIAASAQAHLEKLVEELGFKLKDYKLPVSYAGGVAQNVKANAVLRRMFGDIWVFPAMDDAGLAFGAAAYVKAQLERLYGKWMPFKLEHVYLGPSYSEGFIEEILGKLGLEYEEVDPSFVADTLIEGKIVGLFQGSMEYGPRALGNRSILADPRNPDVKNKLNLALRRDVFQPFAPSILEEDFPRYIDDLTGEPNRFMTMSYVASEEFKEIAPAVVHVDGTTRPQSVTSDVSPAYYKIIREFKKKSGVGAVLNTSFNMHGEPIVCSPHDAIKTFREAKLDVLILEKFAIYRY
- a CDS encoding adenylate kinase family protein — its product is MIIAVTGTPGVGKTTVAKRLAEILGYEYVDLKEFALKKGIGEKKGDELEVEVDELAYHVERDLKGQDVVLDGHLSHLMPVDLVIVLRAHPKLIWERLKARGYPEEKVRENVEAELIDLILVEAVDEHENVIEVDTTGKDPQEVVNEILNLIKSGTKRRVGIVDWSRVYDDVVPYLRLSM
- a CDS encoding restriction endonuclease, with the protein product MEWSSEVLTLLSPELLIAEVKELLRRMGFKEYEEVSNRKEWGVDIIAIREDPLVGSEKIMLKIHDKGMAQARDVNVFGEALREYKADRGILISVRGFTKDARLLVAREYKGRIILWDSGKLISLFKNYGIEVPKDVEIKYEEMKKKREEKKEILKTVELDAPLLLEFSPEKLIKDITSHISKKYPIENIEVEHLALKLRVGYIVFWSTNGTKDRGLVLSKEDIIVKGSENEQWKTPITRAALDSKAVIRVTEKEIEVPVTSNEAIILFKEKASKELGIFENEIKIADKKKVYLPVEARLKIRTGENSGEIQINLLDGTIDVNIPPLPLDTLIEKAKKIVKERTLEEAEEISVKERPGRVKIVGRTKRFTFEVTLNPYTGEIISTETSLTDDALQEILETRYPTGEIFSIERTNKKAIADILLDDKIVIAEVDLTNGQLEEKATLIHPKKAYKVGKEVVEGNFPLSNLKMESFSILEHKYIEVVLKEGDGKAKVKVDGKSGDVLDFFIEISKTKAEEITKQKFPDLKVESIEERESEYIIHGEIGNHKVKVKVSKDGKIIEEVDRVLKEEIIRELATKSIQELDPEAKIKTVQLEDNWIVTFSGPSKVGRIVLHRSDGNIIEKEVRYTEIEIEKIYYDRLKNLYGEEELKTEWLTHHKDKGIVTLKVLGKEKVYYAKIDVKTGKIISEDTAPIKGFMAKIKQIQLEGKYK